TGTTTTCTTTCGtgaataaatagaaaatatggAACTCCAAGACCATTATGGAATGCTGCATCACAAATCATCATGGCCGTGGGATATCTAGTGATGGCTTTAGCCATGCCCGGTTCACTATACATCGGTTCAATGGTGGTTGGAGTTTGCTACGGAGTCCGGTTAGCTATAACCGTACCAACAGCTTCTGAGCTATTCGGTCTAAAATACTACGGACTCATCTACAACATCCTCGTGCTGAACTTACCACTTGGCTCGTTCCTCTTCTCGGGTCTTCTCGCCGGTTTACTATACGATGCCCAAGCTACACCAACTCCTGGTGGAGGCAATACGTGCGTAGGAGCCCATTGTTTCCGTCTCATCTTCATTGTAATGGCGATTACTTCCATTGTTGGGGTTGCTCTTGACATCTTGCTTGCGTTTAGAACGAAGGATATATATGCGAAGATTCATGGGATCAAGAATGCTAAGAAACCTAGTGGTAATCATCGATGAGTTGATTACTGGATTTGCTTTTcgttaaaacatttttttggtatGTTACTTATACTTCTATAGTATTTTTGAATGTTTTCTGTTCATTGTTTACTAGAAGGGATGGATGGATTGTACACTTTGTACATTCATGATTACTGTTGTTAAATCCGGTTTAATTGTTTTAAACCAGCTGTATGGTGTACGTTTATATAATGGGGAATCGATAAATTACACTTTCACTCTATTTCATTTATGTTCGTTATTATATCTAAGTGAATGTTATATACCTTTATCAGTGTGTTATATAGcttgtaaatattttaatcacatATCATTTTCAGGTCGCATACAAAGATTATTGTTTACAATAATGTCTCAAGACTAACAACGTTTTCTCACAATTCTTGTTTACTTGCATGCAACATGCACTTTCTCTGTTAACAATAATTACGCATCTTGTTTACAAACGACCTAAACTAGAATGTACTTCTAAACTGTATATGATTGATAATTATTCTACATGGCTTAATTTCATTTACTCCCTACATAAACAAGTAAAAGACAATTTGAATCCCGCAAAAGCCTAATGATGCAAAGAGAACAAAGCTTCAAACAAAAATGCAAAACAAACTTAACTGgaatattatttggtgtataatCTAAATCAATGTATAGTAGTTTTGACTTACAACATAGTCTACACATTTATAACAAATGTCTACGAGCATCACCAATGTACCTATACAGAGAGCTTGGAGATAGATCACATCAAAGATGAAACAAAACTCGCCTGggagaaaaaagaagagattgTTCATACTAGAGAGTGAAGCTTAGTCATAAATCAATGAAACCCTCTTGACCCTCTAGATTGATAAAGCTCCAATCTACTCTTAGCTTCTGGTAATATCTCATCAATCATCGGCGCTTCCACCAAATGAGATTGCTTTGTCGACCACTCAAGAACCACAAGAACCTCTTCTTGCGCTAGAGTCTCACTATCCGGTACACTCAACGCAATGTAACATAGTAGTACCAAAGACGGAACTTGAACCATTTGTTCTCCAAAGTAAACCAACTGAATCAAATGCTTTGCACCACCTGCCGCTATGATCGCTTTAGAGTGGTTATCACGCAAGAAATTATCAGTACACGAGAACTTGATAAGCGCAACCGCAGCTTCCATCGAAACCTCAGCTTCTCTTTCATCAAGAAGCTTCACGAGCGGCGCGATGATTCTCGTCTCCGTCGCACGGAACGTTCTTGAAAGACAACCTATTGATTTGATACATGGGATCAAAAGGTCCGGTATCTCGTTTTCGATCACCTTTAGCAGCTGCTCGACCACAGCTTTTGCCGCAGGAGAGGTTGGCTTGAAGGCAGAACGTCTCAGCTCCGAGTACTGTTCGGCAACGTCGGTGATCTCCATCATTGCTAATGCGGAATACGACTTGACTTCGTCGTCACCTTTCTCTAACAGAACGGCGAAACATAGCAATGCTCTTGACTCTGTTATGCTTCTGCATATTTGGAGGTTCCCTCTCGAGAGTTGCCACAAGGCTCTTGCAGCCATTGCTTTCATCTGAGCCTTAGTGGCTGGATCCTCGAACTCTCTTCCTTTAATACTTGTCCCCATTAAAGAAACATGCGTTGGATTGTTCCCTCTGGGTGTTGGTCCACCTTTTGTATGATGCTGACTGTTATGTTTTGTTTGATTCTTGTTAGTattacccgaacccgaacctgAACCTGAACCTGAACCCGAAGCTGGGCCCGAGCCTGGGCCTGAGCCTGGGCCCGAGCCTTTCATTGCTAACGTGTTAGTGATAATGTTATGCATCTGGCTCGGAGTTTGGTTACTCATAGGATGCGAGATATTACTCTGAGCCTCGTCCTGCTCGTTGCCCGCCTTCTTATCTCCCGGATTCGTGTTGCTAGCCATCACGACAGTGTGGATCGAAGACAAAGTTGCCTTGTTGCTCACGATAGCGTATTTGCTATGCTCCTGAACCGTCTCGAAAGCCAGATGGCTCACTAAGAAGCGAATGATGTTGTTCTGCGCGAAGTGGTCTTGACACTTGGGATGATTCGACGCTAACTCCGACACAGCCCATGCTACAACGGTCTGAACTTTCATATGACCTTCTTTGAGAATCTTCGCAAAGACTTGACACACACCCGCGTTAACGATCTGCTCAACGCTCTCTGGGTCTCGGCCCAATAGCCCAATGGCCCGCGCCGCGTTTTCTTGGCCTTCAAGTTTCCCTTCCTTAGCGAGTTTTAACAACGGAGGCACGCCGCCTTCTTCTATAATGAGCCTCCCGTAACGGTCATTGTCACGTGCCAACGACACGAGGGACGCCGCCGAGTCGGACCTCTCGTCGAGAGAGCCGGTGAAGAGATTCGCGACTTGCTCCCAGATCAAACAGAGGATCGGCTCGTTGGCGGCGATGGGAGGGAGACCTAGGTACTCGTCGTCGCGGTCGTCGCCCGAGGCGGAGACGCGGAGGAGCCAGGAGACGTCTCCTAGAGAATTCTCGAGCTGCATCGTGATCTTGCGGAACGCGGCGGCGGGGATGATGGTGAAGAGGCGCTTCATCAGCCCCGCGGCGCGGCATTTCTCGACGAGGGCGATGGCTTTGAAGAGGACCTGCTCCGTGTCGTCGATGATGCGGCGCGTGGGAC
The Brassica napus cultivar Da-Ae chromosome A1, Da-Ae, whole genome shotgun sequence DNA segment above includes these coding regions:
- the LOC106374572 gene encoding uncharacterized protein LOC106374572 — translated: MADIVKQILVRPIQLADQITKAADEAYSFRQECLEVKAKTEKLAGLLRQAARASNDLYERPTRRIIDDTEQVLFKAIALVEKCRAAGLMKRLFTIIPAAAFRKITMQLENSLGDVSWLLRVSASGDDRDDEYLGLPPIAANEPILCLIWEQVANLFTGSLDERSDSAASLVSLARDNDRYGRLIIEEGGVPPLLKLAKEGKLEGQENAARAIGLLGRDPESVEQIVNAGVCQVFAKILKEGHMKVQTVVAWAVSELASNHPKCQDHFAQNNIIRFLVSHLAFETVQEHSKYAIVSNKATLSSIHTVVMASNTNPGDKKAGNEQDEAQSNISHPMSNQTPSQMHNIITNTLAMKGSGPGSGPGSGPASGSGSGSGSGSGNTNKNQTKHNSQHHTKGGPTPRGNNPTHVSLMGTSIKGREFEDPATKAQMKAMAARALWQLSRGNLQICRSITESRALLCFAVLLEKGDDEVKSYSALAMMEITDVAEQYSELRRSAFKPTSPAAKAVVEQLLKVIENEIPDLLIPCIKSIGCLSRTFRATETRIIAPLVKLLDEREAEVSMEAAVALIKFSCTDNFLRDNHSKAIIAAGGAKHLIQLVYFGEQMVQVPSLVLLCYIALSVPDSETLAQEEVLVVLEWSTKQSHLVEAPMIDEILPEAKSRLELYQSRGSRGFH